GTCGGAAGGACGCGGGATCGGCTACGTCGCGCTGAAGACTTTACGGCCGCTCGACGACGCCGAGATCGAGTGGGTTTCGGGAGCCGCCGGCGTCGCTGCGCTCGTCGTCGGTGCGGCGACTTCGGCCGACGAAGCGTTGGCGCGCACCGAAGACATCCGGCTGCTGCTGAAGACCGCGCGCGCGCTCGCGAGCGAGCGCGATCTCGAAGATCTCTTCGAGCGCTTCCACGAGCTCATCAAGCCGATCATGGACGCGACGTCGTTCTTCGTCGCGCTCGGCTCGTGGGAGACCGGGCAGATGACGATCCCGTTCGGTATGGACGGCGACGATCGCATGCCCGTAGGCGGCAGCCTACCCATCGAAGCATCGCTCACCGGTCACGTGTTCCGCGAAGGCCGGCCGCTCATCGTCAAGACGCTGGCCGATTTCGATGCGTATCCGAGCGTCATCCGAGGTGAGGGCGCAGAGACGCAGAGCGCGCTCGTCGTGCCGATGCGCGTCGAGAACCGTACGATCGGCGTCATCTCCGTCCAGTCGCTCCGGCCGAATGCGTATACCGAACGCGAACGCGATCTGCTCGCGGCGATCGCGGAGCAAGCGGCGATCGCGGTCGAGAACTCGCAGCATCTGAGCAGCAGCGCACAGCTCGCACGCGAGCTGACGCTGCTCGCGGAAGTCTCGCGGGCGCTCTCGACCGAGCTGTCGCTGCGCGAGCTGTGCAAGACCGTCTGCCGCGAGGCGCGCCGCGTCATGGACGCGCCGGTGTTCATGGTCGCGCTGCGGGTCGACGGCACCGATACGATGCGCATCGAGTACTGCGTCCAAGACGACACGGAGTTCGAGTTCGCCGACTACTCGCTCGAGAATTCGATCGCGAAGCGCGTCATCGAGCAGAACGAGCCGATCGTCCTCCAGACGCGATCGGATCTCGATCGGACGCCGCACCGCTACTTGCACCAGGACGACAAGTCGCTAAGGTCCGTCGCGATGGCGCCCTTGCGTCTGGGCGACAGATGCATCGGCGTCATGACGGCGCAGTCGTATATGGACGGCGCCTACGACGACTCGAGCATCCGGCTGTTGACTGCGATCGGCGAGCAGATGGCGCTTGCCGTACAGAACGCGCAGCTCTTCCGCGAAGCCCGCAACCGTGCTGATCGCGACCCGCTGACCAACGTCTACCATCACCGCTATCTCAAGACGCGGCTCGAAGAGGAGCTGAACCGGGCTCGCGGTTCGACGGAGTCGATCGCGGTCATCATGCTCGACCTCGACAACTTCAAGCTCGTCAACGACACCTACGGCCACCTCGTCGGCGACGAGGCGCTTCGCGTCGTCACGGCCGTGCTGCACAAGGCGTGCCGCGCGACCGATATCATCGGCCGCTACGGCGGCGACGAATTCATGATCGTCCTGCCAGACACGGCCCCGGATCAAGCGATCAACGTGGCCGAGCGCATCGAAGCCGAGCTCGCCGCACAGCAGCTGCGGCCTGGCGAAGGCGAAGCGATCCCGCTTCATTGCTCGATCGGCCTCGCGACGCATCCGCGCGACGGCACGACCGCGGCCGAGCTCGTCGCCAAGGCGGACGCGGCGCTCTATCAAAGCAAACGCCAGGGGCTTCCGATGTCGCGCTTACAGCGCGTCGGCAACACGCAGCTGCGCCTCGAAGGCGATTTCTCGGCGGTGGCGGAGCTGCTCGCGGCGCTGCTCGCACGCGATCCTGCGACGCGCAGCCATCTCGAGCACGTCAATCGGCTCGCGTCAGGGTTTGCGACGGCGCTGGGACTCAGTTCGGCCGAGCGCGATACGCTGCTGCTCGCAAGCGTGCTTCACGATATCGGCAAGATCGCGATCCCGGATTCGGTGCTTCGCAAGCCCGGCAAACTGACGCCCGAAGAGCGTGCCCTCGTGCGCCGTCATCCGGTGCTCGGCGCGACGCTCATCGAGCATATCCCCGGCT
The Candidatus Eremiobacteraceae bacterium genome window above contains:
- a CDS encoding diguanylate cyclase; protein product: MPSRVPHLQPAPPAPSTPRSKPPPLASLIRVASTAGHDEFFKHLHAALRREVGHCDLSVCQLDGAGAGFITRYSRADDGSDFDPIITAVDAFALLSSSDAWRQGTNGRFVVPLRSEGRGIGYVALKTLRPLDDAEIEWVSGAAGVAALVVGAATSADEALARTEDIRLLLKTARALASERDLEDLFERFHELIKPIMDATSFFVALGSWETGQMTIPFGMDGDDRMPVGGSLPIEASLTGHVFREGRPLIVKTLADFDAYPSVIRGEGAETQSALVVPMRVENRTIGVISVQSLRPNAYTERERDLLAAIAEQAAIAVENSQHLSSSAQLARELTLLAEVSRALSTELSLRELCKTVCREARRVMDAPVFMVALRVDGTDTMRIEYCVQDDTEFEFADYSLENSIAKRVIEQNEPIVLQTRSDLDRTPHRYLHQDDKSLRSVAMAPLRLGDRCIGVMTAQSYMDGAYDDSSIRLLTAIGEQMALAVQNAQLFREARNRADRDPLTNVYHHRYLKTRLEEELNRARGSTESIAVIMLDLDNFKLVNDTYGHLVGDEALRVVTAVLHKACRATDIIGRYGGDEFMIVLPDTAPDQAINVAERIEAELAAQQLRPGEGEAIPLHCSIGLATHPRDGTTAAELVAKADAALYQSKRQGLPMSRLQRVGNTQLRLEGDFSAVAELLAALLARDPATRSHLEHVNRLASGFATALGLSSAERDTLLLASVLHDIGKIAIPDSVLRKPGKLTPEERALVRRHPVLGATLIEHIPGFADAAVAVRHHHERFDGQGYPYGLAGSAIPLSARIVTLLDAFSAMTIDRPYHKGRSVEDAVAELRRCAGTQFCPSMVEAFAAMMRG